The Obesumbacterium proteus DNA window CAAGGTGTTGTGCAAAGCTTCAGAACAGCGGATTTTGGGTGTTCTGTGTTCGCTGCGGCGTTTAGAGACGGTGCCTATTTCAGCGCACGATTTCAGGTTAGAGTAAAAATTCACAAAAAATCAGGAGCGGCACATGTTGTACATCTTTGATTTAGGGAATGTGATTGTTGATATTGATTTTAAGCGCGTGCTCGGTGTTTGGAGCAAATATAGCGGTGTGCCGCTGGCAACGCTGTCCGAACGCTTCAAAATGGGCGAAGTTTTCCAACAGCACGAGCGTGGCACTATTACCGATGAAGAGTTTGCGCACAAACTCTGTGCTGAAATGGGGATAGCACTCAGCTTCGAACAGTTTGAGTTAGGTTGGCAGTCGGTGTTTGTTGGCCTGCGTCCGGAAGTGATTGAGCTCATGAAAAAGTTGCGTAGCTACGGTAACCGCGTGGTTGTGCTCTCCAACACTAACCGCCTGCACAGTAACTATTGGCCGAAGCATTATCCTGAAGTAGAAGCCGCCAGCGATCACATGTACCTCTCTCAAGATCTCGGCATGCGTAAACCCGACGCGGAGATTTATCAGCACGTGTTGGCTCAGGAACATTGCCCAGCCAGCGATGCGGTATTCTTTGATGATAACGCTGAAAACGTAGCGGCCGCGTCGGCGTTGGGAATTAAGTCTATTCTCGTCACGGATAATAAAGTCGTGCCTGCGTATTTTGCCTAACCTATATATGGGGTAGGTAATCAGGGAGCAGGCAATTAGGATAATTCGATTTATCCTGTGCATTTTTTTGCGCAACCCCAAGAAAACGTTAACATTAAAAGATGTTTAACCGCTCAGGCCGTAATGTCATGGCCTGAGCGTTGTTTTCAGGAGGGGGCATGACCCTTTTTTCTTGGCAGTCAGCAAAGTCCTGCGTCTCTTTTGGGCGCCTTTTATGGGCCAGAGTCAATCACGACCGAGTAAGCATGATGGCGGGTAGTCTGGCCTATGTTTCTTTGTTATCTCTGGTTCCTCTCGTC harbors:
- the yihX gene encoding glucose-1-phosphatase, with amino-acid sequence MLYIFDLGNVIVDIDFKRVLGVWSKYSGVPLATLSERFKMGEVFQQHERGTITDEEFAHKLCAEMGIALSFEQFELGWQSVFVGLRPEVIELMKKLRSYGNRVVVLSNTNRLHSNYWPKHYPEVEAASDHMYLSQDLGMRKPDAEIYQHVLAQEHCPASDAVFFDDNAENVAAASALGIKSILVTDNKVVPAYFA